The following are encoded in a window of Phaseolus vulgaris cultivar G19833 chromosome 3, P. vulgaris v2.0, whole genome shotgun sequence genomic DNA:
- the LOC137807955 gene encoding nucleolar protein 56-like yields the protein MALFLLYESASGYALFEAHGLDEIGQNTEAVRNSVSDLNRFGKVVKLRSFNPFTSALDALKQCNAVSEGILTDELRTVLETNLPKVKEGKKAKFSVGVSDPKIGSQISEVSKIPCQSNEFVSELLRGVRLHFNTFVGDLKSGDLEKAQLGLGHSYSRAKVKFNVNRVDNMVIQAIFLLDTLDKDVNSFSMRVREWYSWHFPELVKIVNDNYLYAKVSKYIQDKAKLTEDNIPALTDIVGDEDKAKEIVEAAKASMGQDLSPVDLINVQQFAQRVMDLSEYRKNLYDYLVAKMNDIAPNLASLIGEVVGARLISHAGSLTNLAKCPSSTLQILGAEKALFRALKTRGNTPKYGLIFHSSFIGRASAKNKGRMARYLANKCSIASRIDCFSEKGTTVFGEKLREQVEERLDFYDKGVAPRKNLDVMQSAIESAENQDTEMETEGAVEVSDKKAKKKKQKSAADEGSDMIVDKPTKVTNGDAAEDHKSEKKKKKKEKRKLDQETEHEDQAEDDGANGVVSEQDGTAKKKKNKKVNNVVEAGEESKKKKKKSKKESE from the exons ATGGCACTGTTCCTTCTCTACGAATCTGCTTCGGGCTACGCTCTCTTCGAGGCTCATGGCCTCGACGAAATTGGTCAGAACACCGAAGCAGTTCGGAACTCCGTTTCCGACCTCAACAGGTTTGGGAAAGTCGTTAAGCTTCGTTCCTTCAATCCTTTCACTTCCGCCCTTGATGCCCTCAAGCAGTGCAATGCCGTCTCCGAAG GCATATTAACTGATGAGCTGAGAACTGTTTTGGAGACTAACTTGCCTAAAGTAAAGGAAGGTAAAAAGGCCAAGTTCAGTGTAGGTGTGTCTGATCCTAAGATTGGTTCGCAAATATCTGAAGTGTCAAAGATTCCTTGCCAGAGTAATGAGTTTGTGAGCGAACTTCTTCGTGGTGTTCGATTGCATTTTAATACCTTTGTTGGTGATCTAAAG TCTGGAGATTTGGAAAAGGCCCAACTTGGTCTGGGACATAGTTACAGCAGAGCGAAGGTGAAATTTAATGTCAATCGAGTGGACAACATGGTTATTCAAGCTATCTTCCTTCTCGATACACTTGATAAGGATGTCAATTCGTTCTCCATGAGAGTGAG AGAATGGTATTCATGGCATTTTCCTGAGCTGGTGAAAATTGTAAATGATAATTATCTGTATGCCaaagtttcaaaatatattCAGGATAAGGCAAAGTTGACAGAAGACAATATTCCAGCCTTAACTGACATAGTTGGAGATGAAGATAAAGCAAAGGAGATTGTGGAAGCTGCCAAGGCCTCCATGG GTCAGGATTTGTCGCCAGTTGATTTGATCAATGTCCAACAATTTGCACAGAGGGTAATGGATCTGTCTGAGTACAGGAAGAACCTGTATGATTACCTGGTTGCTAAAATGAATGATATTGCACCAAATTTGGCCTCTTTGATTGGGGAAGTTGTTGGTGCTCGTTTGATTTCACATGCTGGTAGTCTGACAAATTTAGCTAAGTGCCCCTCATCAACTCTTCAAATTCTTGGTGCAGAGAAGGCTTTGTTCAG GGCATTAAAAACCAGAGGAAACACTCCCAAATATGGTTTGATATTccactcttcttttattggtcGGGCATCTGCCAAAAATAAGGGCAGAATGGCTCGTTACCTTGCAAACAAATGCTCAATTGCATCACGAATTGACTGCTTTTCAG AAAAAGGTACTACTGTTTTTGGGGAGAAACTCCGTGAACAAGTTGAGGAACGACTCGACTTTTATGACAAGGGCGTTGCTCCTCGCAAGAACTTAGATGTCATGCAGTCTGCCATTGAAAGTGCTGAAAACCAAG ATACAGAGATGGAAACAGAAGGTGCCGTTGAAGTTTCAGACAAGAAAGccaaaaagaagaaacaaaaatCTGCTGCTGACGAAGGTAGTGACATGATTGTAGATAAGCCTACAAAAGTTACAAATGGTGATGCTGCGGAGGATCATAAatcagagaagaaaaagaaaaagaaagaaaagaggaAGTTGGACCAGGAGACGGAGCATGAGGATCAGGCTGAAGACGATGGTGCCAATGGGGTCGTTAGTGAGCAGGATGGAACAgctaaaaaaaagaagaataagaaggTTAATAATGTAGTGGAGGCTGGTGAAGAgtctaagaagaagaaaaagaaatcaaaaaaGGAAAGCGAGTAA